A single region of the Mechercharimyces sp. CAU 1602 genome encodes:
- a CDS encoding terminase large subunit — protein sequence MTLTTTKCWTTSYAEEVIQGNIIASEKVKLACERHQNDLKKQENDDFPYRFDEEKALRPIGFIEKYCRPSQGEYKRIELQPWQHFVIGSLYGWVHKETGYRRFREGLIFIGRKNGKTTLVSGLSLYACAKDGENGARVYQLANSKEQAREMFEECKAMVEKSPILDKHFHSRLHEIRYKKTISKIQPLASDSKKLDGKNCSFGAFDEIHEYKDYKLINVIKNSTGARKQPLIVYISTAGSQLDGPLMDYYEKAEDVLQGVIEAERTFYYMAELDEGDDIEDTSTWIKANPNMGVTIDPTEMIQEWHERKHIPGERNDFINKRLNIFTKSDEQSFVDFEIIKRNKDVMDLSELEGRACVAGFDLSDSEDFTSVCLEFPLDDGRVFVLSHSFIPEKKVMLDNEKIPYREYVREGHLTVCPGEYVDYSYLYDWIMEQSKRYAIELITYDPANAFRLVKELEGYGFLTESVRQGHKTLNPAMKDIKNLLLDGKVVYNNNRLFRWYLNNVRLVKDRNNNWMPTKQGKYRKIDGFAAWLNAHTEVMKRMVESSGGELEFVSIDDILR from the coding sequence ATGACTTTGACGACTACTAAATGTTGGACGACCTCCTATGCAGAAGAGGTGATTCAGGGCAACATCATTGCCTCAGAAAAGGTGAAATTAGCGTGTGAAAGGCATCAAAACGATCTAAAAAAGCAAGAAAATGACGATTTTCCGTACCGATTTGATGAAGAAAAAGCGCTTCGACCCATCGGTTTCATTGAAAAGTATTGCCGACCCTCACAAGGGGAGTACAAACGAATTGAGCTCCAACCCTGGCAGCATTTTGTGATTGGATCGCTCTATGGATGGGTTCATAAAGAGACAGGGTATCGTAGGTTCCGTGAGGGGCTTATTTTTATTGGACGGAAAAACGGGAAAACCACGCTGGTGTCGGGCTTATCGCTCTATGCTTGTGCCAAAGACGGTGAAAATGGGGCAAGAGTGTACCAATTGGCGAACTCCAAGGAGCAGGCAAGGGAGATGTTTGAAGAGTGCAAGGCAATGGTGGAGAAGTCTCCGATCTTAGATAAACACTTTCACTCACGGCTGCATGAGATTCGATACAAAAAGACGATCTCTAAGATTCAGCCGCTCGCAAGCGATAGTAAGAAGTTGGATGGGAAGAACTGTAGTTTCGGTGCTTTCGATGAAATCCACGAGTACAAGGACTATAAGCTCATCAACGTCATTAAGAACTCCACGGGGGCAAGGAAACAGCCACTCATTGTGTATATTTCGACTGCAGGAAGTCAGTTAGATGGACCCTTGATGGATTACTACGAAAAAGCAGAGGATGTGCTCCAAGGGGTCATTGAGGCGGAGCGCACGTTTTACTATATGGCGGAGCTGGATGAAGGAGATGACATCGAAGATACAAGTACTTGGATCAAAGCGAATCCGAACATGGGTGTAACGATCGATCCGACGGAAATGATCCAGGAATGGCATGAGCGAAAGCACATCCCAGGGGAGCGCAACGACTTTATTAACAAGCGTCTCAACATCTTCACCAAATCCGATGAGCAATCGTTTGTGGATTTTGAGATCATCAAGCGCAACAAAGACGTGATGGATCTATCTGAGCTAGAAGGCAGGGCATGTGTGGCAGGCTTCGATTTATCGGACTCAGAGGACTTCACCTCCGTGTGCTTAGAATTTCCACTGGATGATGGGCGCGTCTTTGTACTCTCGCATTCTTTTATTCCTGAGAAGAAAGTGATGCTAGATAACGAGAAGATTCCCTATCGGGAGTATGTCAGAGAAGGACACTTGACGGTGTGCCCAGGAGAATATGTGGACTATTCCTATTTATACGACTGGATAATGGAACAGTCGAAACGGTATGCCATCGAGTTAATCACATATGATCCCGCGAATGCGTTTCGGTTAGTCAAGGAACTAGAGGGGTATGGGTTTTTGACAGAGTCTGTTCGTCAAGGGCATAAGACATTAAATCCAGCGATGAAAGATATTAAAAACCTTCTTTTGGATGGGAAAGTTGTATATAACAACAATCGCTTATTTCGCTGGTATTTGAACAATGTCCGCTTGGTGAAAGATCGAAATAATAACTGGATGCCGACGAAGCAAGGGAAGTACAGAAAGATTGATGGGTTTGCTGCCTGGTTAAACGCCCATACAGAAGTGATGAAGCGCATGGTGGAATCATCAGGAGGAGAGTTGGAGTTTGTTTCGATTGATGACATCCTCAGATAA
- a CDS encoding N-acetylglucosaminidase yields MGFKVGELLSGELRSFGFTSCDLTVEQASEIHKEYGTNGAIVWDDELGGFRSATLEEVIEKVSPSNTMSPSKIFQHILLSKQMDVSIEQLDQALIGKGSLEGTGFTFKAAADIYGVDPVYLIAHSLLETNHGASALANGTVKDYEGYYNVFGLAAYDGDASNLGAAFAKQKNWNNVKKAIIGGAKCISDWYTYSSHDQDTLYKMLYNPANPGVHQYATDIGWAEKQSNMIYRICRDNGMDELEVEIDYPVYK; encoded by the coding sequence GTGGGATTCAAAGTAGGAGAGTTGTTGAGCGGAGAGTTGCGATCATTCGGGTTTACATCTTGTGATTTGACAGTGGAGCAGGCAAGTGAGATTCACAAGGAGTATGGCACGAATGGAGCGATCGTATGGGATGATGAGTTGGGCGGATTCCGTAGTGCGACATTAGAAGAGGTCATAGAGAAGGTGTCGCCGTCAAATACGATGTCGCCCTCGAAGATTTTCCAACACATTCTATTGTCAAAACAGATGGATGTCAGCATAGAGCAGTTGGATCAGGCGTTGATAGGAAAGGGCTCGTTGGAAGGGACAGGTTTCACATTTAAGGCGGCGGCAGACATATATGGGGTGGATCCAGTGTATCTGATTGCACACTCGCTTCTGGAAACGAACCACGGGGCAAGTGCGCTGGCAAATGGTACGGTAAAGGACTATGAAGGGTATTACAATGTGTTTGGATTAGCGGCATATGATGGCGACGCATCAAATCTCGGTGCCGCATTCGCGAAACAGAAGAACTGGAACAACGTGAAGAAGGCGATCATTGGCGGAGCCAAGTGCATCTCTGACTGGTATACGTATTCCAGCCATGATCAGGATACGCTCTATAAGATGTTGTACAATCCAGCGAATCCAGGGGTACATCAGTATGCGACGGATATTGGATGGGCAGAGAAGCAGTCGAACATGATTTACAGGATTTGTAGAGACAATGGGATGGATGAGTTGGAAGTAGAGATCGACTATCCGGTATATAAGTAA
- a CDS encoding head maturation protease, ClpP-related — protein sequence MSDKIGELYLYGEIVSLGWDDSDITAKSFKDDLDVLGEIEELNLYINSPGGSVFEGVAIYNIIKRHKARVSVHIDGLAASIASVIAMAGDAIFMPENSMMMVHNPWTVTWGNANEIRKVADDLDRMRESIMQSYLAKTGEKLVKEQLTALLDEETWLTAQECREYGLCDVVGEAKKMVACVSDAVMKRYKNTPKQLASEQKPINEKKEVDLRQQLVREAEANKKRIQYYLEGLA from the coding sequence TTGTCGGATAAGATCGGTGAGTTGTATCTCTATGGTGAAATTGTTTCATTGGGGTGGGACGATTCGGACATAACAGCCAAGAGCTTCAAAGATGATCTGGATGTGTTAGGAGAGATTGAAGAGCTCAATCTATACATTAACTCTCCTGGTGGTTCCGTGTTTGAAGGAGTGGCAATCTACAACATCATCAAGCGACATAAGGCAAGGGTTAGCGTTCATATCGACGGTTTGGCTGCAAGTATCGCAAGTGTAATCGCAATGGCAGGCGATGCTATTTTTATGCCTGAAAATAGCATGATGATGGTTCACAACCCATGGACGGTGACGTGGGGCAATGCGAATGAGATTCGTAAAGTGGCAGATGATCTGGATCGCATGCGGGAGAGTATCATGCAATCGTATCTGGCGAAGACAGGCGAGAAGCTAGTTAAGGAGCAGTTAACCGCACTATTGGACGAAGAGACTTGGCTGACTGCACAGGAGTGCAGGGAATATGGGTTGTGTGATGTGGTCGGTGAGGCAAAGAAAATGGTCGCCTGTGTGAGTGATGCGGTCATGAAGCGGTATAAGAATACCCCGAAACAGCTGGCTAGTGAGCAAAAACCGATAAATGAAAAAAAGGAAGTAGATTTACGTCAGCAGTTGGTGAGGGAAGCAGAAGCCAATAAGAAGCGAATTCAATATTATCTGGAGGGATTAGCATGA
- a CDS encoding SMI1/KNR4 family protein, whose product MWESVNKSLDVHKVKQSLSTLNISFPNRFYEWLSEFHGAVVEDEIEIITKDGEEQYFYKVFTLDQMIDKYKEALEDDEGFEFIFPFAWDVGKNHFCFDYRGGDPTIIFLDTDYFISHNPEAAEPICDSFDEFLDEYLK is encoded by the coding sequence ATGTGGGAATCAGTAAACAAGAGTTTGGATGTACACAAAGTGAAGCAATCTTTATCAACATTAAATATATCTTTTCCAAACAGGTTTTACGAATGGTTATCCGAGTTTCATGGAGCTGTGGTTGAAGATGAAATTGAGATTATAACGAAGGATGGTGAAGAACAGTACTTCTATAAAGTGTTTACCCTTGATCAAATGATTGATAAATATAAAGAAGCACTAGAAGATGATGAAGGGTTTGAGTTTATTTTCCCTTTTGCATGGGATGTAGGCAAAAATCACTTCTGTTTCGATTATCGAGGCGGAGACCCAACAATCATATTTTTGGATACTGACTACTTCATTTCACATAATCCAGAGGCAGCAGAGCCCATATGCGATTCATTCGATGAGTTTCTAGATGAGTATCTTAAGTAA
- a CDS encoding HNH endonuclease: MIKRLKDIISSSKGSSTIEYVIILMAGVLLATILLNVFSEDNDITRALQNKVKQTLMGEVSSPEDNGSNSDHNGAILSSGDNTAQDDGIEIVTKWDKDKKTYNELIYSPSNDPPTLGELGKATYSSSIIGITPLDHDDETDSTNSWWKEFGEESADYFGDIIDEVFERPKLDIKSLAKWTLTRNPFTIVGSAYLEGEPAGETQGEIDSALDRGSCKSCEDEDAGNQKQDKNFSSLKPGDPDFSYDIVDSEYANGDIKKVAETSDDREIPLVNSKYAGKLHNGVYYNDDGFPVFDEWTVAEINIPDEKVVGKSPKQLALATELFKQKYPDWETRFDLPEKTKQDIRKGKGSPKDYTWHHHQDTGRMQLIPRDVHESARHTGGHAIWGKQSETSDEIDDINKKKKKKKK; encoded by the coding sequence ATGATAAAACGACTCAAAGATATTATTAGTTCTAGCAAGGGTTCTTCGACAATTGAATATGTTATCATCCTGATGGCAGGTGTACTACTTGCTACCATTCTGCTCAATGTGTTCTCAGAGGATAATGATATAACACGTGCATTACAGAATAAGGTTAAACAGACTTTGATGGGTGAGGTTAGCTCACCAGAGGATAATGGCTCTAATAGTGATCATAATGGAGCGATTTTATCCTCAGGAGATAATACTGCACAAGATGATGGGATAGAAATTGTTACGAAGTGGGATAAAGATAAAAAAACATATAATGAGTTAATTTATTCTCCATCGAATGACCCGCCTACGCTTGGAGAGCTAGGGAAGGCAACTTATTCATCGAGCATCATTGGGATTACTCCACTGGATCACGATGATGAAACAGATTCGACGAATTCATGGTGGAAAGAATTCGGAGAAGAGTCGGCGGACTACTTTGGCGACATTATTGATGAGGTTTTTGAACGACCCAAATTAGATATTAAATCACTTGCTAAGTGGACTCTCACGCGTAATCCATTTACAATTGTAGGTTCTGCTTACCTCGAGGGAGAACCAGCTGGAGAAACCCAAGGCGAAATTGATTCTGCCCTTGATAGAGGATCATGTAAAAGTTGTGAAGACGAAGATGCAGGCAATCAAAAACAAGATAAGAATTTTAGCTCTCTTAAGCCTGGAGACCCTGATTTTTCATATGATATTGTAGACTCTGAGTATGCCAATGGTGACATTAAGAAAGTAGCCGAAACATCAGATGATAGGGAAATTCCCCTGGTAAATAGTAAATATGCTGGTAAGTTGCATAACGGAGTATATTATAATGATGATGGGTTTCCGGTTTTTGACGAGTGGACAGTGGCAGAGATTAACATTCCTGATGAAAAGGTTGTGGGCAAAAGCCCTAAACAATTGGCATTAGCTACAGAGCTCTTTAAGCAAAAATATCCTGATTGGGAGACCCGTTTTGACCTTCCTGAGAAAACTAAGCAAGATATTAGAAAAGGTAAAGGTAGTCCTAAAGACTATACTTGGCATCATCATCAAGATACGGGTAGAATGCAGCTGATACCTAGAGATGTTCATGAAAGTGCACGACATACTGGCGGGCACGCCATTTGGGGAAAACAAAGCGAGACTAGTGATGAAATAGATGACATTAATAAAAAGAAAAAGAAGAAAAAGAAATAG
- a CDS encoding phage portal protein gives MWQRMKGWIRSRWGDVRSSVYGGFDRWFVPYNIFEGTASSTLASNETVFSAISKLSNSMATLPLKLYNGRFEQVNNRVADLIGNAPNSNMTSFDFIRTLEVHRNEYGNAYALKMSDNRLQVDSLHILDPKRVRPVVEANTRELWYEVDGDKGRYYVHNLDMIHVKHISSQGHVGISPIEVLKGTVDFDKGVRQFSLDQMQGSIKASFILKTKTHLSKEKKREKLAHFKSFYQENGGVIIQDSGDEIEPIERNFMDTKVFEVERITRSRVASVFNIPLHMLGETQGESYKSMEQMALEYVQGTLLPIVRMYEQEFNRKLLSEVERRKGLGFKFNVGGLLRGDVKTRGEFYFKMIRSGGFTPNEVRAYEELPPKEGGEKLYVSRDLVPIDQLRGGDGRTG, from the coding sequence GTGTGGCAACGAATGAAAGGATGGATTCGCTCACGATGGGGCGATGTGAGAAGCAGTGTCTATGGAGGTTTTGATCGCTGGTTTGTGCCGTATAACATTTTTGAAGGCACAGCTAGTAGTACGCTAGCAAGTAACGAGACGGTGTTTTCGGCGATTTCCAAGCTATCTAACTCCATGGCAACGTTACCACTTAAACTGTACAATGGGCGATTTGAGCAGGTGAACAATCGTGTAGCCGACTTGATAGGAAATGCCCCGAACAGTAATATGACGAGTTTTGACTTCATCCGTACTTTAGAAGTGCACCGTAATGAATACGGCAATGCCTATGCGCTGAAGATGAGCGACAACCGACTACAGGTAGATTCGCTTCACATCCTCGATCCGAAGAGGGTACGACCAGTGGTGGAAGCAAATACCAGAGAACTGTGGTACGAAGTCGATGGGGACAAGGGGCGCTACTACGTTCATAACTTGGATATGATTCATGTGAAGCATATTAGCTCACAGGGGCATGTAGGTATTAGTCCGATTGAGGTTCTGAAGGGAACGGTCGACTTTGATAAAGGTGTTCGGCAGTTTAGTCTGGATCAAATGCAAGGGTCGATTAAGGCATCCTTCATTTTAAAGACTAAAACACATCTGTCAAAGGAAAAGAAAAGAGAGAAGTTAGCGCACTTTAAATCGTTTTACCAAGAAAACGGCGGGGTTATCATCCAAGATTCAGGTGATGAAATCGAACCCATTGAACGTAACTTTATGGACACCAAGGTGTTTGAGGTGGAGCGTATCACTCGTTCCCGAGTGGCAAGTGTCTTTAACATCCCGCTTCACATGTTAGGCGAGACGCAAGGCGAGAGTTACAAAAGTATGGAGCAGATGGCGTTGGAATATGTGCAAGGGACTCTTTTGCCGATTGTGCGGATGTATGAACAAGAATTCAATCGAAAGCTACTTAGCGAAGTGGAGCGGCGGAAAGGATTAGGGTTTAAGTTCAATGTTGGCGGGCTTCTTCGTGGCGATGTGAAGACCCGAGGAGAATTTTACTTCAAGATGATTCGATCTGGTGGTTTTACACCCAACGAAGTGCGAGCATATGAAGAACTCCCACCAAAAGAGGGTGGAGAAAAGCTGTATGTTAGCCGAGATTTGGTTCCTATTGACCAGCTACGAGGGGGTGATGGAAGAACGGGGTGA
- a CDS encoding P27 family phage terminase small subunit, translating to MTGFKPSKNITIKAAKNLFHIVAGELEKEKMLNERTILIVENMALLEQVKERLLKDIKDRGVVEHFVNGTQEMWRENKSVDKVLKVVEGQRKLLNELCLTPSSAKKIDVEIDDGDDFDDY from the coding sequence GTGACAGGGTTCAAACCGAGTAAAAACATTACAATCAAAGCGGCGAAAAATCTGTTTCATATCGTTGCGGGTGAACTTGAAAAAGAGAAGATGTTAAACGAGCGAACGATCCTCATTGTGGAGAACATGGCGCTCCTTGAACAGGTCAAAGAACGACTCCTCAAAGACATCAAAGACCGCGGTGTGGTGGAGCATTTCGTCAATGGAACACAGGAAATGTGGCGGGAAAACAAGTCCGTGGACAAGGTTTTAAAGGTCGTTGAGGGGCAACGCAAACTACTGAATGAGCTCTGTTTGACTCCATCATCCGCTAAGAAAATTGATGTTGAAATCGACGATGGTGATGACTTTGACGACTACTAA
- a CDS encoding ArpU family phage packaging/lysis transcriptional regulator, with protein MESVAAGTKAANKKPVHRRKVEELLKNYRTWKATLQMEEEFPSCTPVYEERTSPGYSAYVSTTEQYGIRRTEQRERLEWMEVEVKRIERSLAVLDIDERLVLEERYMQNRLDKEVQARLMWSESTYRRIKKEAMRKMAVMLGVV; from the coding sequence ATGGAATCGGTAGCAGCAGGGACTAAAGCAGCGAACAAGAAGCCTGTGCATCGGCGAAAGGTAGAGGAGCTATTGAAAAACTATCGTACCTGGAAAGCAACCTTGCAGATGGAAGAAGAGTTCCCGTCTTGCACCCCTGTCTATGAAGAGCGGACAAGCCCTGGTTATAGTGCGTATGTGTCGACCACAGAGCAATATGGGATTCGGCGAACAGAACAGAGAGAACGGCTAGAGTGGATGGAGGTAGAGGTGAAGCGGATTGAGCGGTCATTGGCTGTGTTGGATATTGATGAGCGGCTGGTGTTAGAGGAACGGTACATGCAGAATCGGCTGGATAAAGAGGTGCAGGCGAGGTTGATGTGGAGTGAGAGTACGTATAGGAGGATTAAGAAGGAAGCGATGCGGAAGATGGCGGTGATGTTGGGGGTTGTGTGA
- a CDS encoding YIP1 family protein — MRNFLLSPRSFFEELNNESIPLWKLFLLTYLLGLVVAFNGAFKNYIGLNLDLLQVLATVLFNGLLNGLVLIVVFVPLFKWIGNMLKGEGTWKRIYQMILFASLPLIMTLILWVIEIAIYGNFFTKGFIYYHAYGSMRVDQPIRFYIHLIVSVLHILAFFHTLILLFIGLSKAHSIKFWKSVIVLILSSVVGFFIIALLASIVHASIVVFGGV, encoded by the coding sequence ATGCGAAACTTTTTATTGTCTCCTCGCTCTTTTTTTGAGGAGTTAAACAATGAGTCTATACCATTATGGAAGCTGTTTCTATTAACATACCTCTTGGGATTGGTAGTTGCATTCAACGGCGCATTCAAAAACTACATAGGGTTAAATCTAGACTTGCTACAAGTACTAGCAACAGTTTTGTTCAACGGACTACTAAATGGTCTTGTATTAATCGTTGTTTTTGTGCCTTTGTTCAAGTGGATAGGCAATATGCTTAAAGGTGAAGGCACATGGAAGAGAATTTATCAGATGATCTTATTTGCATCCCTTCCCCTGATAATGACGTTGATTTTATGGGTAATTGAAATCGCTATATACGGTAATTTTTTTACGAAAGGGTTTATTTACTACCATGCATATGGGAGTATGCGTGTTGACCAGCCTATACGGTTTTACATTCATTTAATCGTTTCCGTGCTTCATATTCTAGCATTTTTTCATACGCTTATTCTTCTTTTCATAGGGTTAAGTAAAGCTCACAGCATAAAATTCTGGAAGTCAGTGATTGTACTCATTTTGTCATCCGTCGTGGGCTTCTTTATTATTGCGTTGCTAGCTTCTATTGTTCATGCATCAATTGTTGTATTTGGTGGTGTGTGA
- a CDS encoding HNH endonuclease signature motif containing protein, which translates to MFSVRKKPEPFYRSRAWKKAREFVLARDHYLCQRCWRNGKLTPAEVVHHVHPLKERPERALDADNLVSVCATCHNKLHPEKGKRDKRRLYKARVIRSVANEEMV; encoded by the coding sequence GTGTTCAGTGTGAGAAAGAAACCAGAGCCCTTCTACAGGAGTAGAGCATGGAAGAAAGCACGAGAGTTTGTACTAGCGAGGGATCATTACTTGTGTCAACGATGCTGGAGGAATGGGAAGCTCACACCAGCAGAAGTCGTGCATCATGTTCACCCTTTGAAGGAGAGACCAGAGAGGGCGTTGGATGCGGACAACTTAGTGAGTGTGTGTGCCACGTGCCATAACAAGCTCCATCCAGAGAAGGGAAAGAGGGACAAGCGGAGGTTGTATAAAGCAAGAGTGATACGGTCGGTAGCGAATGAGGAGATGGTGTGA
- a CDS encoding site-specific DNA-methyltransferase — MQIERIAVEHIKESTYNPRQMSDKELERLQMSIHEFGFVEPLVWNRTTGNLVGGHQRLKVLKEQGIAEVECSVVELEETKEKALNLALNKISGEWDLEKLVGVLSEIQLSGMDIHVTGFDSSDINEVISQVLDSREPQEDHFDVNQAASEIEDPTTRLGDLWLLGRHRLLCGDATNKGDVERLMDGQLADMVFTDPPYNVNYTGSTERKLTIQNDHMDSESFYQFLHDSFANMQAVTRVGGGIYICHADSEGINFRSAMINTGWELKQCLIWVKNAFVLGRQDYQWKHEPILYGWKNGGAHQWFGGRKQSTVIEETIPLTIQTDDGYSLLTFSSNDQSVVVKVPSYEVVYAGIEENTTIWRCEKPQRNADHPTMKPIAIPAKAIQNSCPQEGVVLDPFLGSGSTLIAAEETGRFCYGLELDPVYCDVIVRRWEEKTGEKAVRADGATHQINS; from the coding sequence ATGCAGATAGAGAGAATCGCTGTTGAACATATCAAAGAATCGACATACAACCCTCGTCAAATGAGTGATAAGGAATTAGAAAGACTTCAAATGTCTATACATGAGTTTGGCTTTGTAGAGCCACTGGTTTGGAACCGAACCACAGGGAATTTGGTCGGTGGTCACCAACGATTAAAAGTGTTGAAGGAACAGGGAATCGCGGAAGTTGAATGCTCGGTTGTTGAATTAGAGGAGACGAAAGAAAAGGCATTGAATCTTGCCTTGAATAAAATTAGTGGGGAATGGGACTTAGAAAAGTTAGTAGGTGTTTTGAGCGAGATTCAATTGTCTGGGATGGATATTCACGTAACCGGTTTCGATTCATCTGATATTAACGAAGTGATCAGTCAAGTGCTTGATTCAAGAGAGCCACAGGAAGATCACTTTGATGTGAATCAAGCTGCGAGTGAAATCGAGGATCCGACCACACGCTTAGGAGATTTATGGTTGCTAGGGAGGCATCGGCTTTTATGTGGAGATGCAACGAATAAAGGAGATGTTGAACGCCTTATGGATGGTCAGTTGGCAGATATGGTGTTCACTGATCCACCCTACAACGTGAATTACACGGGAAGCACCGAGAGGAAGCTCACGATTCAAAATGATCATATGGACAGCGAGAGCTTTTATCAGTTTCTTCATGACTCATTTGCGAATATGCAAGCCGTCACCCGAGTAGGTGGCGGCATTTATATTTGTCACGCTGATTCGGAAGGCATCAACTTTCGTTCCGCAATGATCAACACAGGATGGGAGTTGAAGCAGTGCCTGATCTGGGTAAAGAACGCGTTTGTGTTAGGGCGGCAAGATTATCAGTGGAAGCATGAACCGATTCTCTATGGATGGAAAAACGGAGGGGCGCATCAATGGTTTGGGGGGCGGAAGCAATCCACCGTGATTGAGGAGACAATTCCTTTGACCATTCAAACGGATGATGGATATTCTCTTCTTACATTCTCAAGCAATGATCAATCGGTTGTCGTCAAGGTTCCATCGTATGAAGTGGTCTATGCTGGAATAGAAGAGAATACAACGATCTGGCGATGTGAAAAGCCACAGAGAAATGCAGACCATCCAACGATGAAACCCATTGCGATTCCTGCAAAAGCGATTCAGAATTCGTGTCCACAAGAAGGCGTGGTACTGGATCCATTTCTCGGCTCAGGATCTACCCTGATTGCGGCAGAAGAAACGGGACGCTTTTGCTATGGGTTGGAATTGGATCCTGTCTATTGCGATGTGATCGTGCGTCGATGGGAGGAGAAGACAGGGGAAAAGGCGGTGAGAGCAGATGGCGCGACCCACCAAATTAACTCCTGA
- a CDS encoding transposase, which produces MFRTYKFKLEPNVQQTKNIEFNLNLCRWLYNSCLEQRRFAYTRRGVSVNRRMQQNELPDLKKEITAFKEVYAQVLQEVVARVDKSFQNFFRRVKLGEKPGYPRFQGKKRYDSFTYPQSGFSLEGKYLKLSKIGDIRIKCHRQMEGKIKTCTIVRKSNKYYACLSCEIEPTNHTHFTGKQVGIDLGVKHLAISSDGEFFANLKHLKKSEKKLKQLQRIVSRRKKGSNRRRKGVSQLAKLHERVANQRKDLAHKISRNLVDRYDLIAFEKLNITGMVQNHNLAKSIVDVAWRQLVQFTTYKAEYAGKEVIQVDPYNTTQSCSACGQIVKKALKDRMHVCSCGYSEDRDINAAKNILLKALDNMQKSA; this is translated from the coding sequence ATGTTCAGGACATACAAGTTCAAACTTGAGCCGAATGTACAACAGACCAAAAACATTGAATTCAATTTAAATCTATGCCGTTGGTTGTACAACTCTTGTCTTGAACAACGGAGATTCGCATACACACGTAGAGGGGTTTCTGTCAACCGTCGTATGCAACAAAATGAGTTACCAGATTTAAAAAAGGAAATCACGGCATTCAAGGAAGTGTACGCCCAAGTGCTTCAAGAAGTCGTGGCTCGTGTGGACAAATCATTTCAAAACTTTTTCCGCAGAGTCAAACTAGGTGAAAAGCCAGGGTATCCACGTTTTCAAGGAAAGAAACGATACGACAGCTTCACCTATCCCCAAAGCGGATTCTCTCTCGAAGGCAAATACCTGAAGTTGTCTAAGATAGGGGATATACGTATTAAATGCCACAGACAAATGGAGGGAAAAATCAAAACCTGCACTATCGTACGAAAAAGTAATAAGTATTATGCCTGCTTATCCTGTGAAATCGAACCTACCAATCATACACACTTTACAGGTAAGCAAGTAGGGATAGACCTCGGAGTAAAGCATCTCGCCATCTCTTCAGATGGAGAATTCTTTGCTAATCTCAAACATCTTAAGAAGTCAGAGAAAAAGCTCAAACAGCTTCAAAGAATCGTCTCTAGGCGAAAAAAGGGTTCTAACAGAAGAAGAAAGGGAGTAAGTCAACTCGCTAAACTACATGAACGAGTGGCTAATCAGCGAAAAGATCTCGCCCATAAAATCAGCCGGAACCTTGTTGATCGGTATGATCTCATTGCCTTCGAAAAGCTTAATATCACAGGCATGGTTCAAAACCACAACCTAGCAAAAAGCATAGTCGATGTTGCATGGAGACAACTTGTACAGTTCACTACTTACAAAGCAGAATATGCTGGTAAGGAAGTGATCCAAGTGGATCCATACAATACTACGCAGTCCTGCTCAGCTTGTGGACAGATTGTCAAGAAAGCACTAAAGGATCGAATGCATGTGTGTTCTTGCGGTTATTCTGAAGATCGAGACATCAATGCGGCAAAAAATATCCTTCTGAAAGCCCTGGATAACATGCAGAAATCGGCATAA